The DNA segment ATCGCCACGATCCCCCCGCGCGGCCACCATGCGACCGCCTCCGTGACCGCGCGGCCCGACGGCACGTTCCTGGTCGCGGCCGGCACCGCGGAGTTCGGCAACGGCACCCACACCGTGCACACCCAGATCGCGGCGGAGGCGCTCGGCGTCCCGCTGTCCCTGATCGAGCTGCGCGCGTCCGACACCGACGCGACCGCCTACGACACCGGGGCCTTCGGCTCGACCGGCATCACGGTCGCGGGCAAGGCGGTGCATGCCGCCGCGCTCGCACTCAAGGCGCGGCTCGACGCGGGCGAGGAGATCCCCGCCGAAGGCCTCGTCGGCGAGGGCTCGACCGATGGCATGATCCGCTCGCTCGCGTTCAACGTGCAGGCCTTCCGCGTCGCGGTGGACCTCGACACGGGCGCCGTGAAGATCCTGCAGTCGATCCAGTCCGCGGATGCGGGCGTGGTCCTCAACCCCGCGCAGTGCCGCGGCCAGATCGAGGGCGGCGTCGCGCAGGGCATCGGCTCTGCGCTCTACGAGGAGGTGCTCATCGGCGACGAGGGCTCCCCCACGAACCCCGCGTTCCGCACCTACCGTGTGCCTCAGAGCGCCGACGTCCCGGACACCGAGGTGTACTTCGCGGAGACGTCCGACGAGCTAGGGCCGTTCGGGGCGAAGTCGATGTCCGAGTCGCCGTACAACCCCGTGGCTCCCGCCCTCGCGAACGCGATCATGCGCGCGGTCGGCTCCCGCCCCTACGAGATCCCGATGTCGCGCGACCGGGTGTGGCGGCTCGCCTCCGCTGCGGAGCGTGTCAGTGGATAGGACCGCCGCGCTCGCTGAGCGGCTGCCCGGTGGTCCCGGTCCTGTCGCGCAGGATCTCCGCGAGGATCGCGACAGCGGTCTCCGCGGGGCTCGATCCGCCCAGGTCGAGGCCGATCGGCGACCGCAGCCGGGCGATCTCCTCCTCGGTCAGCCCCGAGCCGCGCAGGAGCTCGACGCGCCGCTCGTGCGTGCGACGCGAACCCATCGCGCCCACGTAGCCGGCGCGCGACCGCAGCGCGACCCCCAGGGTGGGAATGTCGAAGCGCTCCTCGTGCGTCAGGACGCACACCGCATCGTCCGGGCCCAGCGCGACGCCCTCGAGGTAGCGCTGCGGCCACTGGGCGACCACCTCGTCGGCCTCGGGAAACCTCGCCTGCGTCGCGAACACGGGACGCGCGTCGACGACCGTGACCAAATAGCCCAGTGCCTTCGCGGCGCTCGCCAGCGCTCCGGAGAAGTCCACGGCACCCACGATCACCATGCGCGGCGCGGGCTCCCGTACCAGGGAGAACGACTCCTCCGCGCGTTCGGGGTGACGCGGGAGGCGCACCTCGACGCGGGCTGCCGGGTCGAGCGACTCGCGCAGCGCCTGGACCACGGCGCCGTCCTGCTCGGACAGCCGGAAAGCGACCACGCCGAGCGAGCCGCCGCACGCCAGCCCGGCCGCATAGAGGTCGCCCTCCCCGCCCAGGTCGACGTCGACGAGGCTGTGATCCTTCAGGACTCGCAGCGCGAGCTCGTAGGCCTCCCCCTCGACGCAGCCACCGGAGATCGACCCGATCGCGCGCCCGTCCCAGGTGACCGCCATCGCGGAGCCGACGGCTCGCGGGGCCGAACCATGCACCGCCGTCACGACCACCACCCCGAGCGGCCTGTCCGCATCCAGCTCCGCGAGGATCTCGCGGGCGATCTCGAACACACGTGCCTCCTGACGCTGGGAACTGCCAGCCAGTCTAGGCAGGCGCGCCGTCCCCACAAGGAGCCCCATGCTTGACGTCGACCTGGTGATCCGAGCCCCGCGCGCGCTGATCGATGGCGAGGAGCGCGCCGCGTCCGTCGCGGTCGACGACGGCGTCGTCGTGGGGATCGGCTCGCTCGAGCAGGCCTGGCAGACCGACGCCGAGCGGGTCCTGACCGACGACGTCGTGCTTATCCCGGGAGTCGTCGACACGCACGTGCACGTCAACGAGCCCGGCCGCACCGAGTGGGAGGGCTTCGCGTCGGCGACGGCGGCCGCCGCGGCCGGCGGCGTCACCACCCTCATCGACATGCCGCTCAACTCGATCCCGCCCACGACGACGGTCGAGGCCCTCGAGCTCAAGCGCTCGGTCGCCGCGTCGAAGGCCCGCGTCGACGTCGGCTTCTGGGGCGGCGCGATCCCGTCCTCGCTCGGCCACCTCCGCGAGCTGCACGAGGCCGGGGTCTTCGGCTTCAAGTGCTTCCTCGCGCCGTCGGGCGTCGACGAGTACCCGCACCTC comes from the Demequina sp. NBRC 110054 genome and includes:
- a CDS encoding XdhC family protein; translated protein: MFEIAREILAELDADRPLGVVVVTAVHGSAPRAVGSAMAVTWDGRAIGSISGGCVEGEAYELALRVLKDHSLVDVDLGGEGDLYAAGLACGGSLGVVAFRLSEQDGAVVQALRESLDPAARVEVRLPRHPERAEESFSLVREPAPRMVIVGAVDFSGALASAAKALGYLVTVVDARPVFATQARFPEADEVVAQWPQRYLEGVALGPDDAVCVLTHEERFDIPTLGVALRSRAGYVGAMGSRRTHERRVELLRGSGLTEEEIARLRSPIGLDLGGSSPAETAVAILAEILRDRTGTTGQPLSERGGPIH